In a single window of the Luteibacter rhizovicinus DSM 16549 genome:
- the ligD gene encoding DNA ligase D, whose protein sequence is MSLQEYRRKRNFTRTREPSPEGSARGKGRAIFVVQLHHASHRHFDFRLQVGDVLRSWAVPKGPSYDPKVKRLAVEVEDHPVSYAGFEGEIEEGYGKGHVDTFDRGVWSTAGDVEAQLLKGHLTFELFGKRLKGSWHLVRSGKKERQPSWFLIKATDAYASDIEADDLLDAKMRKSTRRAQKATSAGTATKKVAATKASSAKTKSRRVSVATLTKAAVALEGTRKAKASTDFFPPQLARLRETPPQGDAWLHEVKWDGYRILASVAKGKVMLWSRNALPWNDRLPEIVAAIEGLGLESARLDGELIALDAQGRSDFNALQRTLSGDMQAPLAYMLFDMPYLQGYDLGKVALAQRKTLLERLLSHAPRLLSYSGHNLGDGDQVFAMAMEQKLEGIISKRADGGYRAGRGDDWLKIKRLESDEFAVVGYTPAKGSRLTFGSLLLARPDADGGWTYAGRVGTGFTDEMLRELGKTLTKAGSKTPSVRIDAVDPTLRGALWVPPTAVAEVYYRGIGNKNLLRQPSLKALRVDKAPGDLRDSDRKPAPKRGAKAATASKSAAAAAVASPVVITHPERVVFPDDGITKQQVVDYYRAVMPWLLPAIADRPTSTIRCPGGIASPCFFQKHVMARLEHVGTARLKEETGAQAVYLYPRDESGVIELVQFGAVEFHPWGSHIGSPDIADRVVFDLDPGEDVEWRRVIAAARMVRGFLDELGLVSFVRTTGGKGLHVVVPLNPGADWATVKGFARGFAETLAQLHPLEFVATASKRFRRGKIYVDYLRNGRGATAVASYSLRSRPGAPVAVPLRWDELGKLKSGNAFDLATVPKRLARLRKDPWEGIDAVKQDLEAVNETLAAR, encoded by the coding sequence ATGAGCCTGCAGGAATATCGCCGCAAGCGGAACTTCACCAGGACACGCGAGCCGTCTCCCGAAGGATCCGCGCGCGGCAAAGGGCGCGCCATCTTCGTTGTCCAGCTGCATCATGCATCGCACCGGCACTTCGACTTCCGGCTGCAGGTCGGCGATGTCCTGCGGAGCTGGGCCGTCCCCAAGGGCCCAAGCTATGACCCGAAGGTGAAGCGCCTCGCCGTCGAGGTCGAGGACCATCCCGTGTCGTATGCCGGGTTCGAGGGCGAGATCGAGGAAGGCTATGGCAAGGGGCACGTCGACACGTTCGACCGTGGCGTCTGGTCCACCGCCGGGGATGTCGAGGCGCAGCTGCTCAAAGGTCACCTCACCTTCGAGCTCTTCGGTAAACGCCTGAAGGGGAGTTGGCATCTGGTGCGTAGCGGAAAGAAGGAGCGCCAGCCGTCGTGGTTCCTGATAAAGGCGACCGACGCCTACGCGAGTGACATCGAGGCCGACGATCTGCTCGACGCGAAAATGCGGAAAAGCACGCGCCGGGCGCAGAAGGCTACCAGCGCGGGGACCGCCACGAAAAAGGTCGCCGCGACGAAAGCCTCTTCCGCGAAGACGAAGTCGCGCCGCGTTTCCGTCGCCACCTTGACCAAGGCGGCCGTCGCGCTCGAGGGAACGCGCAAGGCGAAAGCCTCCACCGATTTCTTCCCACCCCAGCTGGCGCGCTTGCGTGAAACACCGCCGCAAGGTGACGCCTGGTTGCACGAGGTGAAGTGGGACGGTTATCGCATTCTTGCCAGCGTGGCCAAGGGCAAGGTGATGCTGTGGTCGCGCAACGCCCTGCCCTGGAACGATCGCCTGCCGGAGATCGTCGCCGCCATCGAAGGCCTCGGCCTGGAGAGCGCCCGCCTCGACGGCGAACTCATCGCCCTGGATGCGCAGGGCCGCAGCGACTTCAATGCCCTCCAGCGCACCCTGTCCGGCGACATGCAGGCGCCGCTTGCGTACATGCTCTTCGACATGCCCTATCTGCAGGGCTACGACCTCGGCAAGGTCGCGCTCGCGCAGCGGAAGACCTTGCTCGAACGCCTGCTCTCGCATGCACCGCGCCTGCTCTCTTACAGCGGGCACAACCTCGGCGACGGCGACCAGGTGTTTGCCATGGCCATGGAACAGAAACTCGAAGGCATCATCTCCAAGCGCGCCGACGGCGGCTATCGCGCGGGACGCGGCGACGACTGGCTGAAGATCAAGCGCCTGGAGAGCGACGAGTTCGCGGTGGTCGGCTACACCCCGGCCAAGGGTTCCCGCCTGACGTTCGGCTCGCTGCTTCTGGCGAGGCCCGATGCGGATGGCGGCTGGACCTATGCTGGGCGGGTCGGCACAGGCTTTACCGACGAGATGCTGCGTGAGCTGGGCAAGACGCTGACGAAGGCGGGATCGAAGACGCCGAGCGTGCGCATCGATGCCGTCGATCCGACGCTGCGTGGGGCACTCTGGGTGCCGCCGACCGCGGTGGCGGAGGTCTACTACCGCGGCATCGGCAACAAGAATCTCCTGCGCCAGCCCAGCCTGAAGGCGCTACGGGTGGACAAGGCGCCCGGCGACCTGCGCGACTCCGATCGGAAGCCTGCGCCCAAGCGAGGCGCCAAAGCCGCCACCGCAAGCAAGTCCGCAGCCGCAGCCGCCGTCGCCTCGCCGGTCGTCATTACCCATCCCGAGCGCGTCGTCTTTCCCGACGATGGCATCACCAAGCAGCAGGTGGTCGATTACTACCGCGCCGTCATGCCGTGGCTCCTGCCCGCCATCGCCGACCGGCCGACTTCGACCATTCGTTGCCCAGGCGGCATCGCCTCGCCATGCTTCTTCCAGAAGCACGTGATGGCGCGCCTCGAACACGTCGGCACCGCCCGACTCAAAGAGGAGACCGGCGCGCAGGCGGTCTACCTCTATCCCAGGGACGAATCTGGCGTGATCGAGCTGGTCCAGTTCGGCGCGGTGGAATTCCACCCGTGGGGTTCGCACATCGGATCGCCCGACATCGCCGATCGCGTCGTCTTCGATCTCGATCCCGGCGAGGACGTCGAGTGGCGCCGTGTGATCGCCGCGGCGCGCATGGTCCGTGGCTTCCTCGACGAGCTGGGGCTGGTTTCGTTCGTGCGGACCACCGGCGGCAAGGGTCTGCACGTGGTCGTCCCCCTGAATCCGGGGGCCGACTGGGCCACGGTGAAGGGCTTCGCCCGCGGCTTTGCCGAAACGCTGGCGCAGCTGCATCCGCTGGAGTTCGTCGCGACGGCGAGCAAGCGTTTCCGGCGCGGCAAGATCTACGTGGACTATCTGCGCAACGGGCGCGGCGCGACCGCGGTCGCCTCCTATTCCCTGCGGTCCAGGCCGGGTGCCCCCGTCGCCGTGCCGCTGCGCTGGGACGAACTGGGCAAGCTCAAATCCGGCAACGCCTTCGACCTGGCCACCGTCCCGAAACGCCTGGCGCGCCTCAGGAAGGACCCGTGGGAAGGCATCGACGCGGTAAAACAGGACCTCGAAGCGGTCAACGAAACCCTCGCGGCACGCTAG
- a CDS encoding fimbrial protein produces MPSARLVRFACLLAAVFMAPARAGCLKHPSQGSPQVLSFGIVNVPVDAPVGSVLAEKRSAGWASSRFKCLYPTRTASLGIFTTASPMGGGIYATNVPGVGIRTYFHNSQHGELLVPERTSIPFIFDAVLNDAHFRVQLIKTDIVDAGGALTSGTLARGGWDDQAQAWVDLTDTQVQPERPTCAFTSHGLTFAMNKVDGRDLQVTGSSPWVMQTLVSTGCRNATQILMSFSALADEQDASLFKVTGAHPATGVAVELRSDDPDTQAIPNSASPLILPAVHDGRSHGFRARYRRVGPTLAPGEANASIVVNVSYR; encoded by the coding sequence ATGCCCAGCGCCCGCCTCGTTCGCTTCGCCTGCCTGCTTGCCGCCGTCTTCATGGCGCCAGCCCGGGCGGGCTGCCTGAAACATCCTTCCCAAGGCAGTCCGCAGGTCCTCTCGTTCGGCATCGTGAACGTCCCCGTCGACGCGCCGGTCGGCAGCGTGCTCGCCGAAAAACGCAGCGCCGGCTGGGCATCATCCAGGTTCAAGTGCCTCTACCCGACACGTACGGCCAGCCTCGGGATCTTCACCACGGCCAGCCCGATGGGGGGCGGCATTTACGCCACCAACGTTCCGGGTGTCGGTATCCGCACTTACTTCCACAACTCCCAGCATGGCGAACTGCTCGTTCCCGAGCGCACGTCCATTCCCTTCATCTTCGATGCCGTGCTCAACGACGCCCATTTTCGCGTCCAGCTCATCAAGACCGACATCGTGGATGCCGGCGGTGCACTCACCTCGGGCACGCTGGCGCGGGGCGGCTGGGACGATCAGGCCCAGGCCTGGGTCGATCTGACCGACACGCAGGTGCAGCCCGAGCGACCGACCTGCGCCTTCACCTCCCATGGATTGACCTTCGCCATGAACAAGGTCGATGGCCGCGACCTTCAGGTGACAGGCAGCAGCCCGTGGGTGATGCAGACGCTGGTCTCGACCGGTTGCCGGAACGCCACCCAGATCCTCATGAGCTTCAGTGCCCTCGCGGACGAGCAGGACGCCTCGCTGTTCAAGGTGACCGGCGCACATCCGGCTACCGGCGTCGCCGTGGAGCTGCGCAGTGACGATCCCGATACGCAGGCCATACCCAACAGCGCGTCGCCCTTGATCCTGCCCGCGGTGCACGACGGGCGCAGCCACGGCTTTCGCGCGCGATATCGCCGCGTCGGTCCAACGTTGGCGCCTGGCGAGGCCAACGCGTCCATCGTGGTCAACGTGAGCTATCGCTAA
- a CDS encoding copper resistance system multicopper oxidase — protein MRDHGESIIHLPRRRFVQGLAVAGVGLGFGVVRPAAATDAMRPAGELTGPEMTLDIRQAAVDFTGRARTAVTVNGGVPGPTLRWREGETAILRVRNQLDTVSSIHWHGLVVPYDQDGVPGLSFDGIPARSEFTYRFPLKQSGTYWYHAHSRFQEQSGLYGAIVIAPKDGERHAVDREHVILISDWTDEDPERVYARLRSRSDFYNYAQPTVADFVRDARAKGFGEAMAMRRMWNRMRMNPGDLADVSGATYTYLVNGNAPAGNWTGLFRVGERVRLRLINGSSNSIFDLRIPGLRLSVVAADGQDVEPVLVDELRIAAAETYDVIVEPREDRAYTIFAQSIDRSGFARATLAPHEGMQAEVPSLDPRTHLAMSDMMGSMGVEGGKGGEMVMAHHASTEYGPGVDMRVDMPRTNLDDPGAGLRERSHRVLTYADLHTVGGALDTREPGRTIELHLTGNMERFAWSFDGVKYSAATPVHFRRGERLRVRLVNDTMMNHPIHLHGMWSEVESPDGRFQVRKHTVNVQPAQQVTYAVNADNPGRWAFHCHMLYHMEAGMFREVVVS, from the coding sequence ATGCGCGACCACGGCGAATCCATCATCCACCTGCCCCGCCGCCGCTTCGTCCAGGGCCTGGCGGTAGCTGGCGTCGGCCTGGGCTTCGGCGTCGTCCGTCCCGCCGCCGCGACCGACGCGATGCGACCGGCGGGCGAGCTGACCGGCCCCGAGATGACGCTGGACATTCGCCAGGCCGCCGTCGACTTCACCGGTCGCGCACGCACGGCGGTGACCGTGAACGGTGGTGTGCCCGGACCCACCCTGCGCTGGCGCGAAGGCGAGACCGCCATCCTGCGTGTGCGTAACCAGCTCGACACCGTCTCGTCGATACACTGGCACGGCCTGGTGGTTCCCTACGATCAGGATGGCGTGCCGGGCCTGAGTTTCGATGGCATACCGGCACGCAGCGAGTTCACCTATCGCTTCCCGCTCAAGCAGTCAGGCACGTATTGGTATCACGCGCACAGTCGTTTCCAGGAGCAGAGCGGTCTTTACGGCGCCATCGTCATTGCGCCGAAGGATGGCGAACGTCATGCGGTCGACCGCGAGCACGTGATCCTGATCAGCGACTGGACCGACGAAGACCCCGAGCGTGTTTACGCCAGGCTGCGTTCGCGAAGTGATTTCTACAACTATGCCCAGCCTACCGTCGCCGACTTCGTGCGCGATGCACGTGCCAAGGGTTTCGGCGAAGCCATGGCGATGCGTCGCATGTGGAACCGCATGCGCATGAATCCGGGCGACCTGGCCGACGTGTCGGGTGCGACGTATACCTATCTTGTCAACGGCAACGCTCCCGCCGGTAACTGGACCGGACTGTTCCGGGTTGGCGAGCGGGTGCGCCTGCGCCTGATCAACGGTTCGTCCAATTCGATCTTCGACCTGCGTATTCCCGGGCTGCGCCTCAGCGTCGTTGCGGCCGATGGCCAGGATGTGGAACCGGTGCTGGTGGACGAATTGCGTATCGCCGCGGCCGAAACGTACGACGTCATCGTCGAGCCGCGCGAGGATCGCGCCTACACCATCTTCGCCCAGTCGATCGATCGCTCCGGTTTCGCACGCGCCACGCTTGCACCGCACGAAGGCATGCAGGCCGAGGTCCCGTCGCTCGATCCGCGAACCCACCTGGCGATGAGCGACATGATGGGTTCGATGGGCGTGGAGGGCGGCAAGGGCGGCGAGATGGTGATGGCCCATCATGCGAGCACCGAATACGGCCCCGGTGTCGACATGCGCGTGGACATGCCACGCACCAATCTCGACGATCCCGGCGCCGGCTTGCGTGAGCGCAGCCACCGCGTGCTCACCTACGCCGACCTCCACACGGTGGGCGGTGCCCTCGATACACGCGAACCCGGCCGCACGATCGAGTTGCACCTCACCGGCAACATGGAACGTTTCGCGTGGTCGTTCGATGGCGTGAAGTACTCCGCCGCGACACCGGTGCATTTCCGTCGTGGCGAGCGTTTGCGCGTACGCCTGGTCAACGACACCATGATGAATCACCCGATCCATCTGCATGGCATGTGGAGCGAGGTGGAATCGCCGGACGGTCGCTTCCAGGTACGCAAGCACACGGTAAACGTGCAACCCGCCCAGCAGGTGACGTACGCGGTGAACGCAGATAACCCCGGGCGGTGGGCCTTCCACTGCCACATGCTCTACCACATGGAAGCGGGCATGTTCCGCGAAGTGGTGGTGTCGTGA
- a CDS encoding copper resistance protein B has product MRRVVAALVALAALAPVLAQDAQGSQPAQGMQGMQGMSDMKDMPGMQHADAPPAETPPHDMSSMQDMSSMPGMARMAPMKMGAMQGGKAPADARSPDWSDGVPPSSMHGMAMKDMDDTAPVGMLLVDRLESFAGQGGHGQSWEADAWYGNDSDKLWLRSEGEREGNRPRDGDVEAFWSHAVATYWDTQLGARHDFGEGPTRNWAAFGVQGLAPYWFELEATGYAGEGGRTAARVRAEYELLFTQRLILQPEIEVNAYGKDDVQRQLRAGVSSVEGSLRLRYEIRRSIAPYIGVSWEHLTGGTADLARSDGRRITDRRWVAGIRIWL; this is encoded by the coding sequence GTGAGGCGCGTCGTTGCTGCCCTCGTCGCGCTTGCTGCGCTCGCGCCGGTGCTGGCCCAGGACGCGCAAGGGTCGCAACCTGCGCAGGGCATGCAAGGCATGCAAGGCATGAGCGACATGAAGGACATGCCCGGCATGCAGCACGCCGATGCGCCGCCTGCCGAGACACCGCCGCACGACATGTCGTCGATGCAGGACATGTCGTCCATGCCGGGTATGGCGCGCATGGCCCCTATGAAGATGGGCGCCATGCAGGGCGGCAAGGCACCCGCCGACGCGCGCAGCCCCGACTGGTCGGACGGGGTACCGCCGAGCAGCATGCATGGCATGGCGATGAAAGACATGGACGACACGGCGCCCGTCGGCATGTTGCTGGTGGATCGTCTGGAATCGTTCGCGGGGCAGGGCGGGCACGGTCAGTCCTGGGAAGCCGATGCCTGGTACGGCAACGACAGCGACAAGCTCTGGTTGCGCAGCGAAGGCGAACGCGAAGGCAACCGGCCACGCGACGGCGATGTCGAGGCGTTCTGGAGCCACGCCGTCGCAACGTACTGGGATACCCAGCTCGGTGCGCGGCACGATTTCGGCGAAGGCCCGACACGCAACTGGGCGGCCTTCGGCGTGCAGGGACTGGCGCCGTACTGGTTCGAGCTGGAAGCGACAGGCTATGCGGGAGAGGGCGGCCGTACCGCCGCACGCGTGCGCGCGGAGTACGAACTCCTGTTTACGCAGCGCCTGATCCTCCAGCCCGAGATCGAGGTGAACGCGTACGGCAAGGACGATGTCCAGCGCCAGTTGCGCGCCGGCGTATCGAGCGTGGAAGGCAGCCTGCGCCTGCGCTACGAGATCCGCCGCAGTATTGCGCCGTACATCGGCGTGTCGTGGGAGCATCTCACCGGCGGCACCGCGGACCTCGCGCGCAGCGACGGTCGTCGTATCACCGACCGTCGCTGGGTTGCCGGCATCCGCATCTGGCTTTGA
- a CDS encoding SDR family NAD(P)-dependent oxidoreductase: MTASHPRTALILGASRGLGLALVEEYLHRDWHVVATVRGETPAALSRLAAASEGRLRVERADIARGSDIDALRRTLDGIAFDLVFVNAGVMTQTRDANGATISDEEFAHVMATNVLGPMRVLEAFESLVPRSGTLSVMSSGLGSIENNVDGAWTVYRASKSALNQMLRSFANVRKGDPRAVLAIAPGWVRTDMGGADAALSVEESIPRVVDVIEAHRGKAGAHYVNYQGQILPW, from the coding sequence ATGACCGCTTCACACCCACGTACCGCACTCATCCTCGGCGCCAGCCGTGGCCTGGGGCTCGCCCTCGTCGAGGAATACCTGCACCGCGACTGGCATGTCGTCGCCACCGTGCGTGGGGAGACGCCGGCCGCACTGTCCCGTCTTGCCGCCGCATCGGAGGGACGCCTCCGCGTCGAGCGCGCCGATATCGCCCGTGGCAGCGATATCGACGCCCTGCGTCGCACTCTCGACGGCATCGCCTTCGACCTCGTCTTCGTCAACGCAGGCGTGATGACCCAGACGCGCGATGCGAACGGGGCGACGATTTCCGACGAGGAATTCGCTCATGTCATGGCAACCAATGTCCTTGGCCCCATGCGCGTACTCGAGGCTTTCGAGTCCCTGGTGCCCCGTTCCGGCACGCTGAGCGTGATGTCGTCCGGGCTGGGCAGCATCGAGAACAACGTCGACGGGGCGTGGACCGTGTATCGCGCCAGCAAATCGGCCCTGAACCAGATGCTCCGCAGCTTCGCCAATGTGCGCAAGGGCGACCCGCGGGCGGTACTGGCCATCGCACCCGGCTGGGTTCGCACCGACATGGGGGGTGCCGATGCCGCCCTGTCCGTCGAGGAAAGCATTCCGCGCGTCGTCGACGTGATCGAGGCGCATCGCGGCAAAGCCGGCGCGCACTACGTCAATTACCAGGGCCAGATCCTGCCCTGGTAA
- a CDS encoding LysR family transcriptional regulator — MTHDHESPLMSSDGRLLGNLSVLVSVVETGNFARAADALGLSPSGVSRAVSRLEERLGVRLLHRTTRSVTLTDEGERLYAQVGPLLSGIEDAALAAAGDSQAVRGRLRVSLDAMFARQVIAPQLAAFLERYPALELEIVTRDELGDLVADGIDVAVRFGVPPSSSLIGRKLLETRVLTVAAPAYLAAHGRPATPKDLARHRCIQFRDPVTRRPFDWEFHRKGKVVPVETTGPLLVTDSGIMFAVCIAGAGIAQVLAVSVQDALADGRLVELFPDWAEESFPLYAFYPSRKNAPPKVRAFVDFCVELASPH, encoded by the coding sequence GTGACTCACGATCACGAGTCGCCCCTCATGTCCTCCGATGGCCGCCTGCTCGGCAACCTCAGCGTCCTGGTGTCCGTCGTCGAGACGGGCAACTTCGCCCGTGCAGCCGACGCGCTCGGCCTTTCGCCATCGGGTGTGAGTCGCGCGGTGAGTCGGCTGGAAGAGCGCCTGGGCGTACGCCTGCTTCACCGGACCACGCGGTCGGTCACCCTGACCGACGAAGGGGAGCGTCTCTACGCTCAGGTAGGCCCCCTGCTGTCGGGCATCGAGGATGCGGCACTGGCTGCCGCCGGCGATTCCCAGGCGGTGCGCGGCCGGCTCCGGGTCAGCCTGGACGCCATGTTCGCCCGTCAGGTCATTGCGCCGCAGCTCGCGGCCTTCCTCGAGCGCTATCCGGCGCTGGAGCTGGAGATCGTCACCCGTGACGAGCTGGGCGATCTCGTCGCCGACGGTATCGACGTGGCCGTTCGCTTCGGCGTGCCGCCGTCCTCTTCGCTGATCGGCCGCAAGCTACTCGAGACCCGGGTCCTCACCGTCGCGGCACCGGCCTACCTCGCGGCGCACGGTCGCCCGGCGACGCCGAAGGACCTCGCCCGGCACCGCTGTATCCAGTTCCGCGACCCGGTCACGCGGCGACCGTTCGATTGGGAATTCCATCGGAAGGGCAAGGTGGTTCCGGTCGAAACGACGGGCCCCCTGCTGGTCACCGACTCCGGAATCATGTTTGCCGTGTGCATCGCCGGCGCGGGCATCGCGCAGGTGCTGGCGGTGAGCGTGCAGGACGCGCTCGCCGATGGCCGGCTGGTCGAACTGTTCCCGGACTGGGCCGAGGAAAGCTTCCCCTTGTACGCGTTTTATCCCTCGCGGAAGAACGCTCCGCCCAAGGTCCGCGCCTTCGTCGACTTCTGCGTGGAACTGGCTTCCCCGCACTGA